In the Sandaracinus amylolyticus genome, TCCGCGCCCGCGTCGTAGAAGAGCTCGCGCTGGGTGCGCACGACCGCGCGCATCGAGGGATCGAGCCGTGCGACGCGACGCTCGGTCATGGGGCGCCCTACTCCGCCGGCATCGCCGCGAGCTCGCGCTCGTCGTGCGGCGCGGGCTCGATCCCCATGCGGCGCGTGATCAGATCGTGCGCGACGTAGACGAGCGGCGTGAGCAGCACCGCGACGACGATCTTGTAGAGATAGCTCGTCCCGAAGATCACGAGGATGTCGCTGGTCGAGCGCAGCCCGAGCAGGCACCCGAACGTGACGACGAACGTGTCGACGACCTGCGAGAGCGCGGTCGATCCGATCGCGCGCAGCCAGAGGTGCTTGCTCTCCGTGACGCCCTTCACGAAGTGGAATGCGTGGATGTCGACGATCTGGCTGATCAGGTACGCGACCAGCGACGCGACGAAGAGACGCATGCTGATCCCGAACACCGCGTCGAACGACTCCTGCCCGACCGGGCTGCCGGCGGAGACCGGCAGGGTACGCGACATGTAGATCAGCGAGAACGCGACCACGAGCATCGCCATCCCGATGCCGGTCATCATCCGTGCGCCCGGTCGCCCGTAGTACTCGTTGACGATGTCGGTCAGCAGGAACGCGATCGGGAAGGTCACGGTCCCGACCGACATCTCCAGCGCGCCGACCTGGAAGTACTTGCCGGCCACGATGTCCGCCACGAGCAGGCACGTGACGAAGAGCGCGACCAGCACGAGGAAGAGCTGGTGTCGGGTCGAGAAGCGCAGCACGGAGCGAGCACGCTAGGGCGATGCGTGGCGAGGCGCAAGGACCGTGACCGGGGCCGCGGAACCTGCTCGAACGGAGGGCTCGCTGGCCTCGCGGGGCGAACGAGCACACGTGACTTTTCTGTGCGAAGGTACCCGCCGAGCCGGATCGGCGGGTACCGGCGTCGCGCGAGAGAGCGCGGCCGGATAGGAGTCGTCGCGGATGTTCGAGTCGCTGGAGATGCCCGTGCTCTGGGCGGGCTTCCTCGTGTTCATCGGAGCGATGGTCGCGATCGACCTCGGTGTGTTCCACCGGACCACGCGCGAGGTCACGTTCCGCGAGGCAGTCGCGTGGACGCTGGTCTGGATGGCCTGCTCCGCGGTCTTCGCGGGGCTGCTCTACTTCCTGCCGGGCTTCGGAGCGCGCGCGACGGGCGAATACCTGACGGGCTACCTGCTCGAGCTCGCCCTCTCGGTCGACAACATGTTCGTGTTCGTCGTCATCTTCAGCACCTTCGCGGTGCCGAAGGCGTACGAGCACCGCGTTCTCTTCTGGGGCATCGTCGGCGCGGTCGTGCTGCGCGGGCTCTTCATCGGGCTCGGCGCCGCGATCATCGCGCGCTTCCACTGGGTCCTCTACATCTTCGGCGTGATCCTGCTCTGGACGGGCGGGCGCCTCCTCTTCGCGGGCGGCGAGGACGAAGAGGCGGACATCGAGCAGAGCGGCGCCGTGAAGCTCGTGCGGCGCGTGCTCGGCAACCGCATGACCGACACGTATCGCAAGGACCGCTTCTTCGTGCTGGAGAACGGGAGGCGCCTCGCGACGCCGCTGCTGCTCGTGCTCTGCGTGATCGAGCTCTCCGACGTGGTGTTCGCGCTCGACTCGATCCCGGCGATCTTCGCGGTCACGACGAACCCGTTCATCGTGTTCACGTCGAACATGTTCGCGATCCTCGGGCTGCGCTCGATCTACTTCGTGCTCTCGGTGCTGCTCCCGATGTTCCGGTTCCTGAAGACCGGCGTCGCGCTCGTGCTGCTCTTCATCGCGGTGAAGATCCTGTCGATGGATCTGATCCATCTGATCGGCTGGGATCACTTCCCGACGTCGATCTCGCTGACCGTCGTCGCGACGCTGCTGATCGGGTCGATCGTGCTCTCGAAGCTCATCCCCGCGAAGCCGAAGAAAGAGCACGAGTCGAAGAGCGACGGCGAAGCGCGCGCGAGCGAGTGACGCTCACTCGCTCGCGGGTGCGAGACCGGCCCCGAGCGACGCGCGCACGATGCGCCTGAGCGCGCCGCGCGCGTCGGAGTCGGGGCGAGGCACGCAGCGCACCTCGATGCCCTCCGCGGCGCAGCGCGCCTGCGGAGGGTCGTCTCCGATGCGCGCGAGGTGCGCGGCTTCTTCCTCGCTCGTCGCGCGCACCACGAGCTCGGGCGGCGGGAAGAGACGTGCGCCCATCGCGCGCAACGGATCGGCGAGATAGCGCTCGATCGCGGGCCAGTCGTGGCGCGCGATCCACGCATCGCCGCGTTCGATGCGCACCCGGCCCACGCCGAGCTCGCCCTCGAAGCGCAGCGTGCGCTCGACCGAGGGCGTCGAGATCGACGTGAGCACGACGTCGATCGTGATCGGCCCGGGCGCGAGGGCGGACTCGATCGACGCGCCGAGGTGCAGGAGCGCATCGATCGACGCGCCGCTGCCCGCGAGCGTCGCGCGATCCGCGAGGTGCTCGAAGCGCAACACGCGCGCTTCGTCGGGCGCGTCGTGGCCCGTGACCGCGCGGGTGCCCTCGGCGAGCGTCGCGCGCGCGACGACGAACACCGAGAACGGCCCGGGATCGCCGCCGAGCTCGGCGAGCCACGCGAGCGTCGCGGGGAGCGCGGCGATCGGGACGCCGGCGCCGCTCGGCATCGCGCGCAGAGAGATCGCGCGGCGGGTCACCGCGCGCGCGTGCGTCCACGCGCTCTCCGCGAGCTCGTGGGTCGCACCGGCCGCGCGCAGCACCGCGAGATCGAGCGCCGCCGCGCGCGCCGTGGTGTCGTCGGGGGCGAGGCCGTCCTCACGCAGCGCGCTCGCAGCATCGGTGAGCGCGCTCGTCTCGTCGGGGCTCGCGAGAGCGCGCGCGAGCGATGCGATGCGCGCTTCGCGTCGCAGCCCGCGCCACGTCTCGCGCGGGGCGACGCCGGTCGCGAGCGCAGCGTCGATCGTCTGCGATGCGCCCGCGGGATCGTCGAGCTCGTCGAGCTGCACGCGCACCAGGCGACGCGCGAGATCGAGCGCGTCTTCGGGACGGGTCGCGAGGTGACGCATCGTCGCGGCCGAGAGCAGCGCGGCGAGCTCCTCGGCCGCGCGCCGCCGTCCTTCGCCGTGCAGACGCGCGAGGCGCTCTTCGCGGAGCTGCACCTGCTGCCGCACGAGCGGCAGGCTCTCCACGTCGACCTCGTCGAGCGCGCGGGTGCGCCGCGCTTCGTCGCGGCGACGATAGGCTGCGCGCTCGATGCGCTCGTCCTCCAGCAGGAGCTCGAGCTCGGCCCACGAGATCGAGCGCAGCGTGACCACGGTCGCGCCTCGACGATCGACGTCGATGCCGCCCTCGAGCCCCGGCACCAGCCGCAGCGACTCGAGCGCGCGCATCGCCGCGCGCTCGCTCCCGAGCGAGTCCTCGACGCGCTGTCGCAATCCGTCGTCGGTCGGCTCGAGGATGCGGCGCTGCGTGCAGCCCTCGCTGCGCGTGTCCTCGCAGTCCTGTCGCGACACGTCGAGCTCGACCGCCGAGGGCCACGCGATCGCGAGATCGACACACGGCGAGTCGCCCGCTCGTGCATCGCTCGGCGCCCCGCGCTCGATGCGCAGCGTGCGCGCATCGAGCATCGATGCGCGCGGGAGATCGCACTGATCGGCGCGGCACGGCTCGCCCTCCCACCGCACGCGCAGCGGCAGCGACGCCTCGAGCTCGTCGCGTCGCTCGCCCTGCCCGCCCGCGAGGCTCAGCAACGTCACGCTCTGCGCGCGACCACGCTCGTCGAGGCGTCGCGCGGACGCGTACGCGACGATGCGCAGATCGCGCGACCACGCGAGCACGTCGCCCTGCGACGCGTGGAGGATCAAGGGGCGCCTTCGATCCGCGACCAGCGAAGGTCGCGCGACCGAGCAGCGATCCGCGCTCGAGGGCAGGAGCATCGCGAGGCGCGCGGCCTCGTCCAGCGACGCGGTCTCCTCGCGCGCGGTGGTCTCGTGCTCGCCCTGCGCTCCGGCGCAGCTCGCGACGAGCGCGAGCGCGGCTCCGAGCACGGCACGGACGACGCGGACCACGAACGAACAGAGTAGGACGCGGAGGGTGGCGTCGCGAGCCCTCCGCGTCCTCGTCACTCACACGTCGTAGCCGGGGAAGAACCAGCCGATCTCGAACTTCGCCGTGTCGGGGCCGTCCGAGCCGTGCGTCGCGTTCTCGCCGACGTTCGCGCCGAAGAGCTTGCGCACCGTGCCCTCCGCGGCCTTCGCCGGGTCGGTCGCGCCCATCAGCTCGCGCCACTTCGCGATCGCGTTCTCGCCCTCGAGCACCATCACGACGCACGGTCCGCGCGTCATGAAGTCGACGAGCTCGCCGAAGAACGGACGCGCCTTGTGCACGTGATAGAAGCCCTCCGCGATCGGACGGCTCATGTGCATCATGCGCGCAGCGCGGATCTTGAGCCCGTTCTTCTCGATGAGCGCGAGGATCGCGCCGATGTGATTCTTCTCGACCGCGTCGGGCTTGACGATCGCGAACGTCTTCTCGGTGGCCATTGTGAGCTCGTTTCTCCTGGATTTTCGGCCGCGCCTATAGCGCAAAAGCAACGAGGCGTCCCGTCGTAAATCGACGAGACGCCTCGCGTGTGTGAGCAGCTGAATCAGCGATACGCGATCAGAGCAGCGACTTCAGCGTCGCGCCCATGTCGCTCGGAGTCGGCGCGATCTTCACGCCGGCTTCCATCAGCGCCTTCTGCTTCTCCGCCGCCGTGCCCTTGCCGCCGCTGATCACGGCGCCCGCGTGGCCCATGCGCTTGCCCGGAGGCGCGGTCACGCCCGCGATGAACCCGGCGACCGGCTTCTTGAAGTGCTTCTTGATGTACTCGGCCGCGCGCTCTTCCGCGCTGCCGCCGATCTCGCCGATCAGGATCACGCCGTGCGTGTCGGGATCCGCGTTGAACATCTCGAGCACGTCGACGAAGTCGGTGCCGTTCACCGGGTCGCCACCGATGCCCACTGCCGTGCTCTGACCGAGCCCGAGCGACGTGAGCTGGTGGACCGCCTCGTACGTCAGCGTGCCCGACTTCGAGACGACGCCGATGTGCCCGGGGCGGTGGATGTGGCCCGGCATGATGCCGATCTTGCACGCACCCGGCGTGATGATGCCGGGGCAGTTCGGACCGATGAGGCGCGTCTTCTTCTGCGAGTCGAGGACGCGGCGCACCTTCAGCATGTCGGTGACCGGGATGCCCTCGGTGATGCAGACGACGAGCTCGACGCCCGCGTCGATCGCCTCGAGGATCGAGTCCGCCGCGAACGGCGGAGGCACGAAGATCAGCGAGCAGTTCGCGCCCGTCTTCTCGACCGCGTCGACCATCGTGTCGAAGACGGGCGCCTTCTTGCCGCTGGTCTTGCCCTCGAACGTCGTGCCGCCCTTGCCGGGCGTCACGCCGCCGACGATCTTCGTCCCGTAGGCCATGCACATGTCGGCGTGGAATCCACCCGCCGAGCCCGTGATGCCCTGCACGACGACGCGCGTGTTCTCTCCGACGAGAATCGCCATCTTCAGCCCTTCCCTGCGAGCGCGACGATCTTCTGCGCGCCGTCCTTCATGTCGTTCGCAGGCGTGATCGCGAGGCCCGACTCCTCGAGCATCTTGCGACCGAGCTCCACGTTCGTGCCCTCGAGGCGCACGACGAGCGGCACCTTGAGACCGACCGCCTTGGTCGCCGCGATGACGCCCGCGGCGATGACGTCGCACTTCATGATCCCGCCGAAGATGTTCACGAAGATCCCGCGGACGCTCGGGTCCTTGGTGATGATCGTGAACGCCTCGGTGACCTGCTCCTTCGTCGCGCCGCCGCCGACGTCGAGGAAGTTCGCGGGCTCGCCGCCGAAGTGCTTGATGATGTCCATCGTCGACATCGCGAGGCCCGCGCCGTTGACGAGACATCCGATGTTGCCGTCGAGCGCGACGTAGCTGAGACCGGCCTGCTTGGCCGCGGTCTCGACCGCGTTCTCCTCGCTCGCGTCGCGGAGGTCTTCCCACTCCTTGTGCCGGAAGCTCGCGTTCTCGTCGAAGTTGACCTTCGCATCGAGCGCGACCGCGCTTCCGTCCTTCAGCACGCAGAACGGATTGACCTCGACCATCGAGCAATCCTCGGCGACGAACATCTCGTAGAGCTTGCCCGCCATCGCCGAGAACTGATTGAGCGTCTTGCCGCTCAGACCGAGCGCGAACCCGATCTTGCGCGCCTGATAGGGCATCAGGCCGGTCGCCGGATCGATCCACACCTTGAGGATCTTCTCGGGCGTCTCCTCGGCGACCTTCTCGATCTCGACGCCGCCTTCCGTGCTCGCCATGAAGAGCACGCGGCGCACCTCGCGATCGACGAGCATCGCCATGTAGATCTCGCGCTCGATCGCGAGGCCCTGCTCGACGTAGAGGCGCTGCACGACCTTGCCCTTCGGGCCGGTCTGCGGCGTCACGAGCGTCGCGCCGAGGAGCGCCTTCGCCGCCTCTTCCGCCGCCGCCGCGCCCTTCACGACCTTCACGCCGCCCGCCTTGCCGCGACCACCTGCGTGGATCTGCGCCTTGACGACGACGACCTCGTTGCCGGTGTCGCTGATGAGCTGCTTCGCCGCCGCCGCCGCCTCGGGCACGGTGAACGCGGGAATGCCCTTCGGCGTGGGGACGCCGTAGCGCTGGAAGATCTGCTTTCCCTGATACTCGTGGATGTTCATCAGAGCTTCGCCGAGTCGTTGATGAGCCCGCGGACCGCCTCGGCGCTCTTGTCGAGCATCGCCTTCTCCTCGGCGGTGAGCGCGATCTGCACGACCTTCTCCACGCCCTTGCCGCCGACGATCACCGGCACGCCCATGTAGAGGTCCTTGTAGCCGTACTCGCCGTCGAGATAGGTCGCGCAGGCGAGGAGGCGCTTCTGGTCCTTGAGGTAGCTCTCGGCCATCGCGATCGCGCCCGCGGCAGGCGCGGTGTACGCGCTCGTGCCCATGAGCTTCACGATCTCGCCGCCGCCGTTGCGCGTGCGGTCGATGATCGCGTCGAGCTTGTCCTTCGCGACCAGCTGGGTGACCGGGATGCCGTTGATCGTGCAGGCGCTGAGCACCGGCACCATCGTGTCGCCGTGGCCGCCGAGGACGAGCGTGCGCACTTCCTTCACGCTCGCGCCCGCCGCCTCGGCGATGAAGCACTGGAAGCGCGCCGAGTCGAGCACGCCCGCCATGCCGACCACGCGCTCCTTCGGGAAGCCCGTGACCTTCTTCATCTCGTAGACCATCGCGTCGAGCGGGTTCGAGATGACGACGACGAACGCGTGCGGCGCGTGCTCCTTGATGCCCGCCGCGACGCTGCGGATGATCTTGAGGTTGATCGAGAGGAGATCGTCGCGGCTCATGCCGGGCTTGCGCGGAACGCCCGCGGTGACGATCACGACGTCCGAGCCCGCGATGTCCTTGTAGTCCGCGGTGCCCGAGACCTTCGAGTCGAAGCCGTCGAGCGCGCCCGTCTGCATGATGTCGAGCGCCTTGCCCTTCGCGACGCCCTCCTTCTCCGGGATGTCGAGGAGGACGGCGTCACCGAGCTCGCGGCGCGCGACGAGCATCGCGAGCTCGCCACCGATGTTGCCCGCACCGATGATCGCAATCTTGTTCCGCTTGGCCATTCTGAAGCTCCTCTCGACTCTGCCGATCAGCCCATGTGCTTGATGATCGCGTCTCCGAACTCGGAGCACTTGATCTGCTTCGCGCCCTCCATGAGGCGGGCGAAGTCGTAGGTGACGGTCTTCGCCGCGATGGCGCCCTCGACACCCTTGATGATCAGGTCGGAGACCTCGCTCCAGCCCATGTGGCGGAACATCATCTCGCCGCTGAGGATCACGCTCGACGGATTGACCATGTCCTTGTCGGCGTACTTCGGCGCGGTGCCGTGCGTCGCCTCGAAGATCGCGTGGCCGGTGACGTAGTTCGCGTTGCCGCCGGGCGCGATGCCGATGCCGCCGACCTGCGCCGCGAGCGCGTCACTCAAGTAGTCGCCGTTCAGATTGAGCGTGGCGATCACGTCGAACTCGGTCGGACGCGTCAGCACCTGCTGCAGCGTGATGTCGGCGATCGAGTCCTTGATGATGATCTTGCCCGCCGCGATCGCCGCCTTCTGCTCGGCGTTCGCCGCGTCCTCGCCCTTCGCTTCCTTGGTGCGCTCCCACTGATCCCAGGTGTAGACCTGGTCGCCGAATTCCTTCTCCGCGAGGGCGTAACCCCAGTTCCGGAAGGCGCCCTCCGTGAACTTCATGATGTTGCCCTTGTGGACGAGGTTCACGCTCTTGCGCTTGCAGTCGACCGCGTACTTGATCGCGGCGCGCACGAGGCGCTCGGTGCCTTCCTTCGAGACCGGCTTGATGCCGATACCGCTGCTCTCGGGGAAGCGGATCTTCGAGTAGGCCTTCGGGAACTGCTCCTTGAGGAGCGCGAGGAACTTCTGGCTCTCCGCAGTGCCCGCCTCGAACTCGATGCCGGCGTAGATGTCCTCGGTGTTCTCGCGGAAGATCACCATGTCGACGTCCTGCGGGCGCTTCACCGGCGAGGGCACGCCCTCGAACCAGCGCACCGGGCGCAGACAGACGTAGAGATCGAGGAGCTGGCGGAGCGCGACGTTGAGCGAGCGGATGCCGCCGCCGATCGGCGTGGTCAGCGGGCCCTTGATGCCGACGAGGTACTTCTTGAAGTCCTCGATGGTCTGATCGGGCAGCCAGTTGTTGAACTTGGTGAACGCCTTCTCGCCCGCGTAGACCTCGTGCCAGACGACCTTGCGCTTGCCGCCGTAGGCCTTCTCCACGGCCGCATCGAAGACGCGCACGCTCGCCTTCCAGATGTCGCGACCGGTTCCGTCGCCTTCGATGAACGGGAGAATCGGGTCGTTCGGCACGTTCAGGGTGCCGTCCTTCGACATCGTGATCGCAGTGCCGTGCGTGGGCGCAGTCATCGGATTCCTCCTCGGGAATGCTGTCGTCGCGTCGCGGCGCCCGCGTGAGGGCGGCGCGGCGAGCGTGAGGGCGTGATGGCGCGCGCGCCGCGGGCCGGCGCGCGGGCCGCCCTTGTACCACGAACCAGGCCGCCGATCGTGCGACCCGGAGCGCGCGCCCCGAAGGCTTGGCCCCATTTGTGAGCGCTGTCACGCGAGACCACGATTTTTCTCGCGTTTCCCGGAAGTTTCGAGCGCTGGATCAGCCTCGCGGATGGTAGCGGCGGTGCATCGACGAGAGGTGCTCGCCGGTCACGTGCGTGTAGACCTGCGTGGTCGTCACGTCGGCGTGCCCGAGCATCGTCTGCACCGCGCGCAGGTCCGCGCCGCCGAGCAGCAGGTGCGTCGCGAACGAGTGCCGCAGCTTGTGGGGGCTGATCGGGCGCGAGATGCCCGCGGCGAGCGCCCAGTGACGCACGCGCGCGAAGAAGTTCTGGCGCGTCATCGGCGTGCCCGCCTCGGTCACGAAGAGGAAGCGCGACGAGGCCGGCGCCCAGCCGCCGCGGACCTCGCGCTTCCAGCGCTCGATGCGGCGACGCGCGGGCGCGCCGAGCGGGACGATGCGGCGCTTGCGACCTTTGCCGAACGCTTGGACGAAGCCGGTCTCGAGGTTCACGTCGCCGAGCTCGAGGTGCACCAGCTCGCTCACGCGCAGCCCCGCGGCGTACATCGTGTGGAGCATCGCGGCGTCGCGGATCCCGAGCGGCGTGTCGTCGAGGTCGGGCGCGCCGAGCAGCGCGAGGACCTCGTCCTTCGAGAGCACGACCGGGAGCTTGCGCGGCAGTCGCGGTGAGTCGACGAGCTCGGTGGGATCACGCGCGACGTGCTTCTCGGAGAGCAGCCACTTGTAGAGGCCCCGCAGCGAGGAGAGATATCGCGCCTGCGAGCGCGCCGAGAGATCGGACCTCGAGAGCGCGTAGAGGAACCCGCTGATCGCCGGACCATCCGCGGCCGCGACGTCGAGCGACTCCGACTCGAGGTGTCGCGCATAACGCGCGAGATCGGTCGCGTACGCCTGGATCGTCGCGGCGCCGAGCCCGCGCTCGACCTTGAGGTGCGTGAGATACGCGTCGACGAGCAGGTCGCTCTCGGACATCGCGCCGATCGTCGCACGCGGCCGGACGCGACAAGAAGAATTGAACCGCAGAGGCTTTCCGCTCTCTGTGGCGTCCTCTGCGGTACCTTCCGCGCGCCATGATCGAGATCACGCTGCAGGGCCGCGGTCCCAACACGATGTCGCTGGCGATGCTCGAGTCGTTCGAGCGCTCGTTGGATCAGGCGCACGAAGAGCCGCTGATGATCACCGGTGCGGCCGACGCGTTCTCGGCGGGGCTCGATCTCGACGAGCTGCGCGTCGCCGATGCAGCGCACGTGACGAAGCTGCTGATCACGATGGAGCGCGTCGTGCGGAAGCTGTTCCTCCACCCCGCGCCGACGATCGCGAAGGTCAACGGGCACGCGGTCGCGGGTGGGTGTCTGGTCGTGCAGTGCTGCGATTGGCGCGTGTGCGCCGACGATCCGAGCGTGCGCATCGGGATGACCGGCGTCGCGATCGGGCTCACCTACCCGCCCTTCGTGCCCGCGGTGTTCGCGCAGCGCGTGCCGCCGCCGCACGTCGAGACCGTGCTGCTCGGTGCGGATCGCTACGCGCCGAGCGATGCGCTGCGTCTCGGTCTGATCGACGAGCTCGCGCCGCGCGAACGGCTCCACGAGGTCGCGAGCGCGCGCCTCGATGCGCGCGCGAAGCTGCCCCGTCACGCGTACGGATCGACCAAGCGCGCGCTGCGCGAGCTCGCGTATGCGGTCGCGGAGACGCAGCGCGAGCGTTTCGAGAACGAAGTGCTGCCCGCGTGGACCGGGCGGCTCGCCGGGCGCGCTCAGTAGTACTGATCGACCGAGATGTAGAAGCCGAACGGAGGGCGATCATCACACTCGCCGTTCGCGAAGGCGCACGGCGGGTCGCCCTGGATCCAACGCCCGAACGGCACACCGAAGTCGAGCGCGAGCACGCCCGGCTGGATCCCCGCGTACTCGTAGTGGACGCGCACGCCGACGCCCGCTTCGGCCGCACCGACGACGTCGCGACCATCGCTCGTGCCGAGCACCATGCCCGCGCCGAGCCACCACGCGAGCTGCAGCTCGCGCGCCCAGATGCCGTGGAAGACGTTCCACGCGAGATCGGTCACCGCCGTGAATCGATGCTCCGCGACGCCGTACACCACGCTCGTCCCGAGCAGCTCGTCGGTCGCATATCCGCGCAGTCCGTATCGACCACCGATCGACTGTCGATTGGCATCCACCACCGGATTGATCGACACGCCCGCATGACCGACGAGCACGATCGCGTGGAGGTTGCCGATCCCGATCGTGCCCGAGAATCGCGCGCTCACGCGCCCGGTCGCGCCGAACGTTCCGTCGTCGAGGAACGTGGCAGTCGCCTGTCCCTGCACCAGCACCGACAGGCCCTCTCGCCAGTCGTAGAGATAGCTGCGCGTGTCGAGATAGAGCGAGAGATCCGCGTCCGCCGCCCAGCCGCCCGGCACGTCCGGGCCACCGAAGCCGGCGTGCACGTTGTAGAAGCCGATGCCGCCGCCGACCGTCACCGAGCGACGATTCGTGTGCACCTTGGGCCCGACGCCCTGCAGATATCGAATCCGTCCTCCGGTGCGCGCGGCCGTGCGCAACAGACGCAGATTGAACGTGTGCTCGAGATCGTATCGCTGCCTCAGCACGACATCGATCAAGCCGGTCACGTTCGCTTCGGTCGCGAGGATCTCGAACGCGAACCCGGTGAACACCGGAGGCCGCCACGGCTGATCCGTCGCGTCGTCGGCGCGTGGATGTCCGTCGGCGATCGCCGCGCTCTGCGGGAGGCGCTGGCGCGGATCGATCGTCACCGAGCGTCGCTCGCCCTCGGTCTCGATCACGACCTCGCCGCGCTCGCCCGGCGCGTCCCACACACCGATCGTGCGTGCGCCCGTCGCATCCTCGACCTCGACCTGCACCGGCTCGACGCGGGTCGCTCCCTCGCGCAGCACCTCGATCACGTGGCGCCAACGACCGTCGGGAAGGCGCTCCGAGCGCATCGCGCCGAGCCGGTAGTTCGTCTCGAGGCGCGGCGTGTCGAGCCACGTCGGCAGGCGCAGCAGCGCGGCGGGATCGACGCGCTCCAGCGCCGCACGCACCGAGCGCCGGCCGTTCGCGATCATCGCGACGAATCGCTCGAACGCGCGCGGCTCGAGCACGTCGCGCGCGCTCTCGAGCAGACGCATCCCACGCGCGTGCGGAACGCGCGCCCGGCTCGGCTCGTCGCGATAGGGATCGGGCTCGTCGATCGCCGAGAAGTACACGTCCTCGAACGCGATCTGCGGCGCGTAGAGCAGCTGATCGATCGCCGGATGGAACGCGAACGCGGAGAGCAATTGCTGCGGCGT is a window encoding:
- the ndk gene encoding nucleoside-diphosphate kinase, producing MATEKTFAIVKPDAVEKNHIGAILALIEKNGLKIRAARMMHMSRPIAEGFYHVHKARPFFGELVDFMTRGPCVVMVLEGENAIAKWRELMGATDPAKAAEGTVRKLFGANVGENATHGSDGPDTAKFEIGWFFPGYDV
- a CDS encoding TerC family protein, giving the protein MFESLEMPVLWAGFLVFIGAMVAIDLGVFHRTTREVTFREAVAWTLVWMACSAVFAGLLYFLPGFGARATGEYLTGYLLELALSVDNMFVFVVIFSTFAVPKAYEHRVLFWGIVGAVVLRGLFIGLGAAIIARFHWVLYIFGVILLWTGGRLLFAGGEDEEADIEQSGAVKLVRRVLGNRMTDTYRKDRFFVLENGRRLATPLLLVLCVIELSDVVFALDSIPAIFAVTTNPFIVFTSNMFAILGLRSIYFVLSVLLPMFRFLKTGVALVLLFIAVKILSMDLIHLIGWDHFPTSISLTVVATLLIGSIVLSKLIPAKPKKEHESKSDGEARASE
- the sucC gene encoding ADP-forming succinate--CoA ligase subunit beta, with translation MNIHEYQGKQIFQRYGVPTPKGIPAFTVPEAAAAAKQLISDTGNEVVVVKAQIHAGGRGKAGGVKVVKGAAAAEEAAKALLGATLVTPQTGPKGKVVQRLYVEQGLAIEREIYMAMLVDREVRRVLFMASTEGGVEIEKVAEETPEKILKVWIDPATGLMPYQARKIGFALGLSGKTLNQFSAMAGKLYEMFVAEDCSMVEVNPFCVLKDGSAVALDAKVNFDENASFRHKEWEDLRDASEENAVETAAKQAGLSYVALDGNIGCLVNGAGLAMSTMDIIKHFGGEPANFLDVGGGATKEQVTEAFTIITKDPSVRGIFVNIFGGIMKCDVIAAGVIAATKAVGLKVPLVVRLEGTNVELGRKMLEESGLAITPANDMKDGAQKIVALAGKG
- a CDS encoding enoyl-CoA hydratase/isomerase family protein; this translates as MIEITLQGRGPNTMSLAMLESFERSLDQAHEEPLMITGAADAFSAGLDLDELRVADAAHVTKLLITMERVVRKLFLHPAPTIAKVNGHAVAGGCLVVQCCDWRVCADDPSVRIGMTGVAIGLTYPPFVPAVFAQRVPPPHVETVLLGADRYAPSDALRLGLIDELAPRERLHEVASARLDARAKLPRHAYGSTKRALRELAYAVAETQRERFENEVLPAWTGRLAGRAQ
- the icd gene encoding NADP-dependent isocitrate dehydrogenase — its product is MTAPTHGTAITMSKDGTLNVPNDPILPFIEGDGTGRDIWKASVRVFDAAVEKAYGGKRKVVWHEVYAGEKAFTKFNNWLPDQTIEDFKKYLVGIKGPLTTPIGGGIRSLNVALRQLLDLYVCLRPVRWFEGVPSPVKRPQDVDMVIFRENTEDIYAGIEFEAGTAESQKFLALLKEQFPKAYSKIRFPESSGIGIKPVSKEGTERLVRAAIKYAVDCKRKSVNLVHKGNIMKFTEGAFRNWGYALAEKEFGDQVYTWDQWERTKEAKGEDAANAEQKAAIAAGKIIIKDSIADITLQQVLTRPTEFDVIATLNLNGDYLSDALAAQVGGIGIAPGGNANYVTGHAIFEATHGTAPKYADKDMVNPSSVILSGEMMFRHMGWSEVSDLIIKGVEGAIAAKTVTYDFARLMEGAKQIKCSEFGDAIIKHMG
- a CDS encoding queuosine precursor transporter, coding for MLRFSTRHQLFLVLVALFVTCLLVADIVAGKYFQVGALEMSVGTVTFPIAFLLTDIVNEYYGRPGARMMTGIGMAMLVVAFSLIYMSRTLPVSAGSPVGQESFDAVFGISMRLFVASLVAYLISQIVDIHAFHFVKGVTESKHLWLRAIGSTALSQVVDTFVVTFGCLLGLRSTSDILVIFGTSYLYKIVVAVLLTPLVYVAHDLITRRMGIEPAPHDERELAAMPAE
- the xerD gene encoding site-specific tyrosine recombinase XerD; translation: MSESDLLVDAYLTHLKVERGLGAATIQAYATDLARYARHLESESLDVAAADGPAISGFLYALSRSDLSARSQARYLSSLRGLYKWLLSEKHVARDPTELVDSPRLPRKLPVVLSKDEVLALLGAPDLDDTPLGIRDAAMLHTMYAAGLRVSELVHLELGDVNLETGFVQAFGKGRKRRIVPLGAPARRRIERWKREVRGGWAPASSRFLFVTEAGTPMTRQNFFARVRHWALAAGISRPISPHKLRHSFATHLLLGGADLRAVQTMLGHADVTTTQVYTHVTGEHLSSMHRRYHPRG
- the mdh gene encoding malate dehydrogenase, coding for MAKRNKIAIIGAGNIGGELAMLVARRELGDAVLLDIPEKEGVAKGKALDIMQTGALDGFDSKVSGTADYKDIAGSDVVIVTAGVPRKPGMSRDDLLSINLKIIRSVAAGIKEHAPHAFVVVISNPLDAMVYEMKKVTGFPKERVVGMAGVLDSARFQCFIAEAAGASVKEVRTLVLGGHGDTMVPVLSACTINGIPVTQLVAKDKLDAIIDRTRNGGGEIVKLMGTSAYTAPAAGAIAMAESYLKDQKRLLACATYLDGEYGYKDLYMGVPVIVGGKGVEKVVQIALTAEEKAMLDKSAEAVRGLINDSAKL
- the sucD gene encoding succinate--CoA ligase subunit alpha; its protein translation is MAILVGENTRVVVQGITGSAGGFHADMCMAYGTKIVGGVTPGKGGTTFEGKTSGKKAPVFDTMVDAVEKTGANCSLIFVPPPFAADSILEAIDAGVELVVCITEGIPVTDMLKVRRVLDSQKKTRLIGPNCPGIITPGACKIGIMPGHIHRPGHIGVVSKSGTLTYEAVHQLTSLGLGQSTAVGIGGDPVNGTDFVDVLEMFNADPDTHGVILIGEIGGSAEERAAEYIKKHFKKPVAGFIAGVTAPPGKRMGHAGAVISGGKGTAAEKQKALMEAGVKIAPTPSDMGATLKSLL